One window from the genome of Bacillus rossius redtenbacheri isolate Brsri chromosome 12, Brsri_v3, whole genome shotgun sequence encodes:
- the LOC134537880 gene encoding excitatory amino acid transporter 1-like isoform X3, with product MQRSRRSARGCLQRNLLVSLTLTGAAAGVALGAALKTSPGADRWTDRQLAHFKFPGQLFLQLLQALILPLIVSSVASAVGALDLGTSWRVAYYMVTTVTAVTIGVCVSVTIHPGERSVARVSGSVARTTTITDTILDLISTKQY from the coding sequence ATGCAGAGGTCGCGGCGCTCGGCACGGGGCTGCCTGCAGAGGAACCTGCTGGTGTCCCTGACGCTGACGGGCGCCGCGGCGGGGGTCGCCCTCGGCGCAGCCCTCAAGACCTCGCCGGGCGCCGACCGCTGGACCGACCGCCAGCTCGCCCACTTCAAGTTCCCCGGCCAGCTGTTCCTGCAGCTGCTGCAGGCCCTCATCCTGCCGCTCATCGTGAGCTCCGTCGCCTCGGCCGTGGGCGCGCTCGACCTGGGCACCTCGTGGAGGGTCGCATACTACATGGTCACCACCGTCACGGCCGTCACCATCGGCGTCTGCGTGTCCGTCACCATCCACCCGGGCGAGAGGAGCGTCGCGCGCGTGTCGGGCAGCGTCGCGCgcaccaccaccatcaccgacACCATCCTGGACCTCATCAG